From Vitis vinifera cultivar Pinot Noir 40024 chromosome 5, ASM3070453v1, the proteins below share one genomic window:
- the LOC100244311 gene encoding protein argonaute 10: MPMRQMKESSEQHLVIKTHLQNSMNPVQKPPKTAQNGKGPPSHEPQNAKPHSQTSPSSKNRGRRRGRGGRKSDQSDVFMRPSSRPCTVADKPVLAHQAGPLVTDIPHGCVENGGNMCEMEMGFPSSSKSLTFAPRPGYGQLGTKCIVKANHFFTELPEKDLNQYDVTITPEVSSRTVNRAIMNELVKLYKESDLGMRLPAYDGRKSLYTAGELPFAWKEFKVKLVDEEDGINGPKREREYKVVIKFVARASLHHLGQFLAGKRADAPQEALQILDIVLRELSTRRYCPVGRSFFSPDIRAPQRLGEGLESWCGFYQSIRPTQMGLSLNIDMSSAAFIEALPVIEFVGQLLGKDVLSRPLSDSDRVKIKKALRGVKVEVTHRGNVRRKYRVSGLTSQPTRELVFPVDDNSTMKSVVEYFQEMYGFTIQHAHLPCLQVGNQKKANYLPLEACKIVEGQRYTKRLNERQITALLKVTCQRPRDQENDILQTVQHNAYDQDPYAKEFGIKISEKLASVEARILPAPWLKYHETGKEKDCLPQVGQWNMMNKKMINGMTVSRWACINFSRSVQESVARGFCNELAQMCQVSGMEFNPEPVIPIYMARPDQVEKALKHVYHASMNKLKGKELELLLAILPDNNGSLYGDLKRICETDLGLISQCCLTKHVFKISKQYLANVSLKINVKMGGRNTVLLDAISCRIPLVSDIPTIIFGADVTHPENGEDSSPSIAAVVASQDWPEVTKYAGLVCAQAHRQELIQDLYKTWHDPVRGTVSGGMIRDLLVSFRKATGQKPLRIIFYRDGVSEGQFYQVLLYELDAIRKACASLEPNYQPPVTFIVVQKRHHTRLFANNHRDRNSTDRSGNILPGTVVDSKICHPTEFDFYLCSHAGIQGTSRPAHYHVLWDENNFTADGIQSLTNNLCYTYARCTRSVSVVPPAYYAHLAAFRARFYMEPDMQENGSNGGGSGGHAAKATRASGETGVRPLPALKENVKRVMFYC; this comes from the exons ATGCCTATGAGGCAGATGAAAGAGAGCTCAGAGCAACACCTAGTGATCAAAACCCACTTGCAGAACTCCATGAACCCAGTTCAAAAGCCCCCCAAAACTGCTCAAAATGGGAAAGGCCCCCCATCCCATGAACCTCAGAACGCCAAACCTCACAGCCAAACTTCGCCTTCATCAAAAAACAGAGGGAGGAGAAGAGGAAGAGGTGGCAGAAAATCTGATCAAAGCGATGTTTTCATGCGCCCCAGTTCAAGGCCCTGCACTGTAGCAGATAAGCCAGTTTTGGCGCACCAGGCTGGACCTCTTGTTACTGATATTCCTCATGGGTGTGTCGAAAATGGGGGCAACATGTGTGAAATGGAGATGGGTTTTCCTTCTTCAAGTAAGTCTTTGACCTTTGCACCTAGGCCCGGGTATGGTCAACTTGGAACAAAATGTATTGTGAAGGCCAACCATTTCTTTACTGAGTTACCAGAGAAGGACTTGAATCAGTATGAT GTGACAATTACTCCTGAAGTGTCCTCAAGAACGGTTAACAGAGCTATCATGAATGAGCTGGTGAAACTGTACAAAGAATCTGACTTGGGAATGAGATTGCCTGCTTATGATGGTAGAAAGAGTCTATACACTGCTGGTGAGCTTCCGTTTGCTTGGAAGGAGTTCAAGGTTAAGCTAGTTGATGAAGAGGATGGAATCAATGGTCCCAA AAGAGAGAGGGAGTATAAAGTGGTCATCAAGTTTGTAGCACGGGCAAGCTTGCATCATTTGGGCCAGTTTCTGGCTGGTAAGCGAGCAGATGCTCCACAGGAAGCTCTTCAAATTCTTGACATTGTATTGAGAGAGCTCTCTACTAGAAG GTACTGTCCTGTTGGGAGATCCTTCTTTTCTCCTGATATTAGAGCACCTCAACGTCTTGGAGAAGGTTTGGAGTCATGGTGTGGATTCTACCAGAGTATAAGACCTACTCAGATGGGTTTGTCACTGAATATTG ATATGTCTTCGGCTGCATTCATTGAAGCTCTCCCTGTAATAGAGTTTGTTGGTCAGCTATTAGGCAAAGATGTGTTATCTAGGCCATTGTCTGATTCTGACCGTGTGAAG ATCAAAAAGGCCCTTAGAGGAGTAAAAGTTGAAGTAACACACAGAGGGAATGTACGAAGAAAGTATCGTGTATCAGGACTAACATCCCAACCTACAAGAGAACTAGT TTTTCCTGTTGATGATAATTCAACCATGAAGTCAGTTGTGGAATACTTCCAAGAAATGTATGGCTTTACAATTCAACATGCACACCTTCCTTGCCTTCAAGTAGGAAACCAGAAGAAGGCTAACTATTTACCTTTGGAG GCCTGCAAAATTGTAGAGGGGCAGCGGTATACCAAAAGGTTGAATGAGAGGCAAATTACTGCTCTATTAAAAGTTACATGCCAAAGACCCAGGGATCAGGAAAATGATATTCTGCAG ACGGTTCAACATAATGCTTATGATCAAGATCCATATGCAAAGGAGTTTGGGATCAAAATCAGTGAAAAATTAGCTTCTGTTGAGGCTCGGATTCTTCCTGCTCCTTGG CTGAAATATCATGAAACTGGGAAGGAAAAGGATTGTTTGCCTCAAGTCGGTCAGTGGAATATGATGAACAAA AAAATGATCAATGGAATGACTGTTAGCCGGTGGGCATGTATCAACTTCTCTCGGAGTGTGCAAGAGAGTGTTGCTCGTGGGTTTTGTAATGAATTGGCTCAAATGTGTCAAGTGTCTGGCATG GAATTTAACCCCGAACCTGTTATTCCAATCTACATGGCCAGACCTGATCAAGTAGAGAAAGCTCTGAAGCATGTGTATCATGCATCTATGAACAAACTCAAAGGAAAAGAATTGGAGCTTCTATTAGCTATTTTACCTGACAACAATGGGTCTTTATATG GTGATCTTAAGAGAATATGTGAAACCGACCTTGGTCTAATATCACAATGCTGTCTCACAAAACATGTCTTCAAGATTAGCAAGCAGTACTTAGCCAATGTGTCTCTGAAGATTAATGTTAAG ATGGGTGGTAGAAACACTGTCCTTTTGGATGCTATCAGTTGCAGGATACCATTAGTTAGTGACATACCAACCATAATATTTGGAGCAGATGTGACGCATCCAGAGAATGGAGAAGACTCCAGCCCTTCAATTGCTGCT GTAGTAGCTTCTCAGGACTGGCCTGAAGTCACAAAATATGCAGGATTGGTTTGTGCTCAGGCTCACAGACAGGAACTGATACAAGATTTATACAAGACATGGCATGATCCTGTTCGTGGCACAGTTAGTGGTGGCATGATTCG GGATCTTTTGGTTTCCTTTCGGAAGGCGACAGGGCAGAAGCCACTAAGGATTATATTTTACAG GGATGGTGTTAGTGAAGGGCAATTTTATCAAGTGCTACTTTATGAACTAGATGCAATCCGGAAA GCTTGTGCTTCTCTAGAACCAAACTATCAACCACCAGTTACTTTTATTGTGGTTCAAAAACGACATCATACCCGATTGTTCGCTAACAACCACAGGGACCGGAACAGCACTGACAGAAGCGGGAATATTTTGCCTG GCACAGTGGTTGATTCTAAAATTTGCCATCCGactgaatttgatttttatctctGCAGCCATGCTGGTATTCAg GGGACAAGTAGGCCTGCTCATTACCATGTTTTATGGGATGAGAACAATTTCACAGCAGATGGAATTCAATCCTTGACGAACAATCTTTGCTACACATATGCAAGGTGCACACGATCGGTGTCTGTTG